The Plasmodium falciparum 3D7 genome assembly, chromosome: 12 genome contains the following window.
CATCTGGTAAAAAGGAGTcgaaaattaatattaataatataataatacacaaaAATAAGGATAGACATTTGATGAATAATACAAATTTTGTGGAAAATCCTGTGacaaatgattatataatatataaacaagaATTTATTAGAAGTGTGAACACATTAACATCTTTAAAACTTTATGGTatgaatttaaattatttagaaTATCAAATATTAACTATATATGATTCAACTGATGAATGTAGCGGAACAAAATTGGcagaaataaatattcttgaaaaatatgattcTTATATGATTACtgattcttttaaaataaagaaagttGGTCTTTTCCTTATTTGTATTACTTTAACTTCTGTAGAATATGTAGGTGTATTAAAAgttcaaaataatttaattgatGACTTTGAtagtataataaataataataatatatcaacatTTAATTGTTCAACAGATGCAAAATcgatattaatttattctaAAGAAcgaattataaatttaaatactattaataatgaagaaattaaACCTGAAGAATTTATTAACCTTTCCAAATATTCTGAATATTTACAAGGTGATATTTCTCTTCTTGCTTGTTGTGTTAATAGCAATGGATATGTTGTGGTATTAGATAAAGatgttatatttgttttatataataaaatattaaaagaaattattattcactttttaaaaaatcctatagctatatatttatataatcatacaatatttataactGATGCGGAAcggaaaaatattttccgTTTTGTgtctaaatatattttaaaaaaaacatcgAAAAAATTGACACCTATATggaattattatacatatatgaaaCTCCAAGAAGAGAACGGGGTAGATTTAGGTAAGAATATGGAAGGAACGAGTGAAttaatatcaaatatattaaaaactaataaattattagaaaaaGCGGATACTATAAAACGTATGGATGAATTTAATAATGGAGAAAGTtatcttataaaaaatactaaattattaaatagtCTAAGAAATTTtccaaaaataaataaatatcctATAAGtctattaaatgaaaattttacATTAAATTATCCTTCAGGTATTGTAGTGGTTAAtgatacaatatattttgttgatACAGGATTACATGTATTATTTGCATATTCTTTACAAAAAGGAATTATAACAGAAATGTTTGGTTATGTAAATCATGAAGTGAAAAGTGAGAACGGATTAAATAAACCAtattcattatcattattttctacAAATAATGGTAATacgaatttattatttttaagtgAATTAACAAGTTCAcgtattttaatatttgaaataaataattctattaaattatatttaatttataataataacatcaATTTTGATATTATCACATCTATTGTAACTacttcttattttttaatcatatgtggtttaaaacaaaatatggatatttataaaagttatataacatttattaaaatagaaGAATTATCAGATATagatatacaatataatgaatatgatacaacattatattatggaaaaaaattttCTCTAGATCCTTTAATAAAAAGTCCAAATATTAATGAATTCAAAATGGAACAAATAGATAaatttacaaataaaataattaacacAGGATTAACAATTCATAAAGATACAGGAATTATTAGTGggagaataaatatatctgctgaatttcatattaatatatttgtaaaagattattttaaaaaaaaaaaattaacctTTGTAAACTTTGTTTCACTTTGTCCAAAAGGATttaatattgaaaataataaatgtataccATGTCCTATCggattatattattcaaataGTAAAAGTATAAACCAATGTATACCTTGTGAAAATTATAGAAAACATTCCACAACGTTATATAATTCTGCTAAATCAAAAACAGAATGTTTATGTAAACCCGGTTATTTTCTAAAAGACAAACGGTGTGTTAAATGTGTTGCTGGGTTTTATAAAGATCAAATAGGAAATTTCAAATGTCAGGGAACATgtgaaaatacaaaaatgaGTATAGAAGTAGGTgcaaaaaattatgaagaattaaaatgTACATGTAAAGATGGTTATTTtacagaaaaaaagaaaaaagaatgtATACCTTGTCCTTTTGGaaattattgtatatataatcctAAGGTAAAATATAAAGCAGATATTATACgttgtaaaaataataaattaactTTACACAGAGGTTCCAAATCACCTAATGATTGTTTATGTTCTCAAGGTTATTATCATGATTATAAAATGGATGAATGTGAATTATGTAATTATGATCAATATAAATCACATATTAGTAATGATCCATGTGTACCATTTATATCTAAATCGTTAGTTAATCAAGAATATCTAATCAATGAACCTTATTTtcaatatacaaatatatatattaaacaaacaagtaatattatttttgctCCTAAAAAAGGTTCTAAAATGTTCCACGAAGCTACTTTATGTGAAACAGGATATTCATATAGCATGAATAAATCTATATGTTCTATATgtagatataataattattgtttAGGTTTAGATCATTCAAGTATTATATGTCCTAAAAATTCTATAACTATCAAATTAAAAAGTGTTAGTGCTCTAGATTGTTTGTGTATAAAAGGATATGGAAGAATCATAATTAATACTAACCAATCATTTACAATATCCTGTATACCATGTCCATACAATACATTTCAACCTCATCATTCATATGGAAAATGTATTCCTTGTCCCCCTCATACATTTACTAAAATTACAGGAGCCACATCAATAACTGAATGTATACCCAAAATgggatattataatatatcattcgaatacatatatgaatattcaAAACAACAAATGTTGAACAGTATTCCACATTTTATTCAATACTATCATTACTTTTTAAAGAATCAATATGAACATTTTGCCAAAGGAAAGAATAatcaaaagaaaatgaataataataataataataataaaaaatatacatgtaCAACTCATAAACGAATTGCCATAAATAACAAAAGCaacaaacataaaaaatttcCACGTTACATTAATGtagaggaaaaaaaatatatatataaagataaatataacataccCCAAATtactaataatatacatgGTTTGAAAAGTccatacaataatatattccaCACAAATTatctaaaaaatatttttatatttatggatTTAttcaaaatgaataaatatatatataatcaaaagAGTAAACAACATAGAGAAACCATAATTTATGgtcataataatttatcatttgttcatataaagaatgaaaaggatttttcatatgatgaaaaaaaaagcaagtataatatcaaaatggaaaataataacaataataataataataataataatattaatatttatagtaataataatttaaattttgtGAGACAAATGaatgagaaaaataaagaatatacaaAACTACTATCAACAAAAAAACGTAATATATCTCAATCAACATCTTTTctaaataacaaaattatttacGATGATTATAGGAACTTAATATTCAATACATCGGACacatataatcataatgtatctaaaagtattaatataatatcacatgatattaatgatatattaaaaattataaaagcaagagaagaaaattattttattaataagaataaggacataaaatatacatgctatgaaaatgaagaaaatgaaacatctaaaaaaagaaatcattttatgtatgtatataccATACCTGAAATTGATGTAATGAGCTGTTTAAATTCTTGTATATCTAACATATATTGTACAGGTATCGAAATGAATACAACAGACGATAAAGGGAAAACAAATTTATTTCTTATGTTATACAGAAGTTATGGTAAAacgtttatttatttctataaatgcagtttatatttttatgaagatTTAACAtcgtattataaaaaagaaaattttaaagtaataaaaaatgtggaACAATATAACAATACacacaataaaataattagtTGTGTTATTCAAAAAAACCCTATACTTCATTTATGGAAAATTTATTCCTTTCAGAAATGTccacataattattattgcgAACAAgaatctttaaaaaaaaaaaaatgtccaCCAAATtcaataaaaacaatatatgaTGGAACCATAAATGATTGCTTATGTCTACCTGGTTATTActtaaaaggaaatatacAAACGTGTATCCCATGTGAAAAAGGAAGTTACAAAAATACAATATCTAACGATTCATGTATAAAATGCCCTATTAATTTTACTACATTATTTGAGACATCCAAATCTGTTTATGACTGTGTTTGTAGAAAAggatattatttttcatggAATACAAATATTGATACAaatgatatagaaaaaaaaaatatatataataataatattaattctaTATACaggaataaaaatgaaattaaattGATAAAAGAATTAGAAGAAGAATATGCATTTAAcgtagaaaagaaaagaaaaaataaacataaatttatattacataaaaaattgaATAATAGATATAGagaaaatattcataaaaaacaGATATCCCTAAAacgaaaaattaaatttcttaacgaacaaaaagaaataaataatcatttgaattttttaCATGTGAATGAAATTTTaaacatttctttttttaatgataatcaaaattatatatacaagaataaaaataaacaagaaAATGATACAAATATAGAAATCAATCCGGTATCTAAGCAAACATCTTTAcattcaaataatatttctaataaatatatgagaaataattttttacaaataaatgaaaaattgtACATTAATAATTCcaataataattacaatgaatatatacacaaGGCTCAATGTACCAAATGCCCTAGAAAAATGTTTTGTCCAGGTTATTGGTTAGAAAACTATGAAAATGAGATACACCATCCTCCTATATATTGCCCGAAAGGCTCTCTAATACTTGGTACAACGATAGAATCAACAGATATTcataaatgtatatgtagGAAGGGTTATAGTATAAATTTATCCATAAAACCAAATAGaaacaaaaatgtaaatgtaaatgataatgataatggtaataataataataatagtaataataataataataatagtaatggtAATAGTGCCACtctcaataataataataacatgtgTGTTATGTGCAAAGAGGGATATTATAAAGATGTTATAGATAATTCTGTATGTGCAGGATTATGCATAGAATTTTCTACATCTTTTAAAGGGTCCATTAGTAAAAAACAATGTTTTTGTACTGTTGGGAAATATATGATTCAAGatgaaaaagatgaaaataaatgCATTAACTGTTCGAAAGGATCAATATGTATAGGTggttttaaatttaaatcattaagggaattaataaaaaatcaatattatataaatttaaacatCTATGATCATTCTATACCTTTACcaaaaaaaggatatttcGCTACCTTCCAAATTAATCATGAAGATTTTAAATGGAAACCATTGAATTCATTACATAtagaaattaataattatgaaaaagggaatataataattactgacaaaattattcttaatgtgtttcataaaaaattgcatcttataaatataggcgaaaaaaataaatatgatcaaGCTGAtcaaggaatatatataaagaagaaCCTAAATAACAATTCTTTTatccataataataataatataaaatatattgtagAAGAAAGTAAACATTTAAGAGATCGAACAATGGCAAATATTCCTAATGAACCTATATTagtaaatgaaaaattagaaccaataatatataaaaataattttttaatgataGATAGAATACCTGATTTTCATTTATGTCCAATTAGTAATAGATGTATGGGTACTTCATCTAATTTATGTTTTAAAGGTTCAGAAggatatttatgtaataattgTTCAAATAGTTATGATGTTATTCATTTTCGATCACAATGTATTAAAtgtagaaagaaaaaaacagaaatgataaatttattaatacataaatttttgttttatataattatattttttataatgtatttaaattattattgttatataaaaaagaattatttatttattagtatattaaaaatatggtatctctttattatatgttttataccATATAGTTTTATTATGGAACCTATAGAAAATCATCTCAAAAATTACCAATCATATTtccaattatatataatattaccaATGAGATTTATAGcacattattttaaattgaaTTGTTTCtttaataattcatataacgaaataaacaataatataacagATAATaaggtacatatatatatatacatatggtATATACAAAGATTTCTTAAAATAGCTGAACCAATATTTGATTGTATTCTTTTTACGttgatttttttcataatatatgttttatatatttcgtggaataatgaaaaaatacaaatagcTCAAAgtgttataaaaaaacaaattgaaaatatacaaaataattcgtatggaaaacatatatatgacttttattattattattatcagaataatgtaattaatataataaaaaatacaaataataattgtaatgtTAAAAATTGGAGTCAATCTTATTATGTTCATGATTATTtatcaaaaacaaaaaaaaaaaaacaaaaaaaaaaactatccAAATGGAGTCTCAcacaaacaaaaaagaagTTAATCCAAAGATGGAAACATAAAATAAGCAGATCATTTAAacataaaaaggaaaattctgaaaattatgattatttcGAAAATAAAGAGAATAAAGAGAATAATAGTTTATGTAGTGAATCAACCAAACATGACAatactataaataataattatactaCTTCTTCTGTTGAAGACAAGTTTATATATACGAAAAAAAAGacaacatataataataatacaaaccAATCAtgtgatgatgaaaatatatataatgttaaagaaaaattattaaaaaaagatataacaaataattttggatatgaacatattgaaaaagagaaatattGGACAAGTATTTgtttatcaaatatatataatattagagCATTAGGTTTATTTCGTTATATACAtccttataatataaatatatgggaTAAAATGAAACGTATATTATCTGATTTGtcatgtgtatatattataatattatatatttatttccctttcataataataaatttattagaaCTTGTATGGTGTCAACCTATtcaatataaagaaaatccttctttattaattttatatcatatgcCATCACAAGTATGTGATCttcaaaataaattatttttatcaggagttttatattcttgtttttttttaattatatatatcatattattttctatctatatttatgataCATCAAAAAGCATCAAAGCCATTGGATCCtattcaaataatttaaaaagttactttttatttaatggACATAATTATCAAAATAGATGTTgggaaattataaatattatcaaagtatcatttattattattccttTTATATGTCAATTATATACTAAAAGAAATGTgaattcaaaatattttatatgttgttGTATAGTACTTGTATTGATTACAGAAGTTgcatgtattttattttattctccTTATGATAAAAGATCAGataatttattacaaaaattaaGTCTCacatcttctttttttattttaatttcctATTTGACCGTACAAGTAGGTTTCTTTTTTGATGTTACAATCTTAAATATTAttcctatttttttatttttctattttcatgtatatgttataaaacaaattatcTTGGATTTTGCAATTTATAAGAACATCTTAAAAAGGAAAGACAATCATATATcttttgataaaaaaaaaaaatctaatGATATGTTGAATgactataattttttatttttttttgataaaatagAGATAGATAACAAAGATTCAAACACACCCAAAGGAATCGATACAACCGTGCAATGTGATGAAaaggaaattaaaaataaggatgatataaataattttaatcataataaaataaatgatgtaaataacaaaagaaaaaaaaaaaaaaaaaaaaaaaaaaaaaaaaaaaaggacgAAACAACAAAAAGTCCTtataatgaagaatataatttgttaaattttgttttaagttcaaataatattccttcttattcaatatattttgatgatAAGGAAGAAGAAATATACCTATTTCAGAATAATAACACAAGAggatatgaatataaaaagaaaattattaacaatatgaaatataataatgatataaaaatagagCAAACAAAAAGAATCAGTTTAGATTTACTACATTCAGATATACTTTATTATAACATAAGGAAGGGAACTATTAATAGTGATATATCAAATATGAATacctataataatataaaaatgagaaagcaagaaaataattattaccaTCAAAAtgattgtaataatataaatagtgatgattataataatgtttgTGTACAAAAAAGAATATCAAATAAATTAGAACATTTTATTAGAATTGAAAGAGAatatgataaagaaaaacattatataaaaaataatgaaaaaaataattcagaAGATGATATgtttttcttaaatattacacattttataaattgtTTTATTGATGCAAtaaatattctatatataaatcaatcatatgataaaataacaGTTGAGTGGTTAAGTTTTATAACAAGATTTTCCATATGTTTTATACACTGGATGAAAAACCATGatgaaaatttaattaaCTTTGTACCATTAAATGATAAACAatttgaattaaaaaaaagaaatcttCTTTTCTATTCTTTATTTACATCTTAtacagaaatatataatctttATCATTCTATCAACAATAGTAATTCTCTTGCAGGATGTAAAAAACGGTTtattaattcaaaaaatgtAAGTAAACCATAtaaacacataaaaaaaatcaaaaataaaCAAGGTGATCTTTAtggtataaataatttaaacgATACAAAAGATATAGGTGACAAATATCAGAGAAATTATAAGAGAAATAACTACTACAATGGTAATATCAAAAATgaacatttaaataattatgatttaaataattatgatttaaataattatgatttagatgattatcatatatataataatgatatatataataatgatatatataataaccatATAGATAATATCCATTTAGATAATAACCATTTAGATAATCATAAAAAGGACAaaccttttattattacatcaGCAAGTTCTCCCTCTCTTCCATGCTTCAACATTTCAGACGATCAATTTTTTAGATGTGAGAATGATATAATTAAGCTATTATTCGATGAaactttatttaataatttaacaaTTACACTAATGGAATTTTATTTTgcaatttatataatacaatttaTTGAGAGTAAAAAGCTAtcaatattaattaatttattctgtgaaaaaaaaaaattcttaagTAAAGAGAGgcaatttttaaaaatactcATGTCAAGAAAACATAtcatacaaaaaattatagataaaaataatttatccacacatatgaatgaatatatcgaatataattattatttagaatataataaaaaattgaaaaagcAAAGAGAAAAATTACTAAAtctaattataaataaaaaaggacaAATTCGAACACTTAAAAGCATAAAAAATTTGCAACTTATGGAAGAAAATATGGTACAagggaaaaataatataaatacacattTTGTTAAAACATTAAAGAAGTTATTAGAACATCAACCATCACACCAATCagaaaataacataaaataaaaaaaaaaaaaaaaaaaatatattatatatatatataaagaaacaaTTGTATGGTTCTTATCATAAAAATgtgtttatttgtatatatttttttattttattttt
Protein-coding sequences here:
- a CDS encoding cysteine repeat modular protein 3, whose amino-acid sequence is MKKIYLSICLMIIVIFKIFKKKQHIMDKHFYDRNFYKKHNHGFTCNLFLILYIPYKRSLCYDTLFNQMIKESTFPSKINVTYNLRYYILDIINPNIIKVNIFINYLILLYKINKNEIYARCPFFSSNNNITKIINNTISRVKIYNNFPFSVTGTTLFIQTNNINISTIYHKLENIIMNLHIFYSYKKFIFYKISKNVFIRKSIIIKYPNKRYLSERKYIEQNQKKSLKKLKHDEIKKVGERKKEKKKVRYSSYNKSYLNDEKNTFDNLHSAKYISKNRIIKYKINKIKKIEENVFKKINTKKHHINKNIKLESSGKKESKININNIIIHKNKDRHLMNNTNFVENPVTNDYIIYKQEFIRSVNTLTSLKLYGMNLNYLEYQILTIYDSTDECSGTKLAEINILEKYDSYMITDSFKIKKVGLFLICITLTSVEYVGVLKVQNNLIDDFDSIINNNNISTFNCSTDAKSILIYSKERIINLNTINNEEIKPEEFINLSKYSEYLQGDISLLACCVNSNGYVVVLDKDVIFVLYNKILKEIIIHFLKNPIAIYLYNHTIFITDAERKNIFRFVSKYILKKTSKKLTPIWNYYTYMKLQEENGVDLGKNMEGTSELISNILKTNKLLEKADTIKRMDEFNNGESYLIKNTKLLNSLRNFPKINKYPISLLNENFTLNYPSGIVVVNDTIYFVDTGLHVLFAYSLQKGIITEMFGYVNHEVKSENGLNKPYSLSLFSTNNGNTNLLFLSELTSSRILIFEINNSIKLYLIYNNNINFDIITSIVTTSYFLIICGLKQNMDIYKSYITFIKIEELSDIDIQYNEYDTTLYYGKKFSLDPLIKSPNINEFKMEQIDKFTNKIINTGLTIHKDTGIISGRINISAEFHINIFVKDYFKKKKLTFVNFVSLCPKGFNIENNKCIPCPIGLYYSNSKSINQCIPCENYRKHSTTLYNSAKSKTECLCKPGYFLKDKRCVKCVAGFYKDQIGNFKCQGTCENTKMSIEVGAKNYEELKCTCKDGYFTEKKKKECIPCPFGNYCIYNPKVKYKADIIRCKNNKLTLHRGSKSPNDCLCSQGYYHDYKMDECELCNYDQYKSHISNDPCVPFISKSLVNQEYLINEPYFQYTNIYIKQTSNIIFAPKKGSKMFHEATLCETGYSYSMNKSICSICRYNNYCLGLDHSSIICPKNSITIKLKSVSALDCLCIKGYGRIIINTNQSFTISCIPCPYNTFQPHHSYGKCIPCPPHTFTKITGATSITECIPKMGYYNISFEYIYEYSKQQMLNSIPHFIQYYHYFLKNQYEHFAKGKNNQKKMNNNNNNNKKYTCTTHKRIAINNKSNKHKKFPRYINVEEKKYIYKDKYNIPQITNNIHGLKSPYNNIFHTNYLKNIFIFMDLFKMNKYIYNQKSKQHRETIIYGHNNLSFVHIKNEKDFSYDEKKSKYNIKMENNNNNNNNNNNINIYSNNNLNFVRQMNEKNKEYTKLLSTKKRNISQSTSFLNNKIIYDDYRNLIFNTSDTYNHNVSKSINIISHDINDILKIIKAREENYFINKNKDIKYTCYENEENETSKKRNHFMYVYTIPEIDVMSCLNSCISNIYCTGIEMNTTDDKGKTNLFLMLYRSYGKTFIYFYKCSLYFYEDLTSYYKKENFKVIKNVEQYNNTHNKIISCVIQKNPILHLWKIYSFQKCPHNYYCEQESLKKKKCPPNSIKTIYDGTINDCLCLPGYYLKGNIQTCIPCEKGSYKNTISNDSCIKCPINFTTLFETSKSVYDCVCRKGYYFSWNTNIDTNDIEKKNIYNNNINSIYRNKNEIKLIKELEEEYAFNVEKKRKNKHKFILHKKLNNRYRENIHKKQISLKRKIKFLNEQKEINNHLNFLHVNEILNISFFNDNQNYIYKNKNKQENDTNIEINPVSKQTSLHSNNISNKYMRNNFLQINEKLYINNSNNNYNEYIHKAQCTKCPRKMFCPGYWLENYENEIHHPPIYCPKGSLILGTTIESTDIHKCICRKGYSINLSIKPNRNKNVNVNDNDNGNNNNNSNNNNNNSNGNSATLNNNNNMCVMCKEGYYKDVIDNSVCAGLCIEFSTSFKGSISKKQCFCTVGKYMIQDEKDENKCINCSKGSICIGGFKFKSLRELIKNQYYINLNIYDHSIPLPKKGYFATFQINHEDFKWKPLNSLHIEINNYEKGNIIITDKIILNVFHKKLHLINIGEKNKYDQADQGIYIKKNLNNNSFIHNNNNIKYIVEESKHLRDRTMANIPNEPILVNEKLEPIIYKNNFLMIDRIPDFHLCPISNRCMGTSSNLCFKGSEGYLCNNCSNSYDVIHFRSQCIKCRKKKTEMINLLIHKFLFYIIIFFIMYLNYYCYIKKNYLFISILKIWYLFIICFIPYSFIMEPIENHLKNYQSYFQLYIILPMRFIAHYFKLNCFFNNSYNEINNNITDNKVHIYIYIWYIQRFLKIAEPIFDCILFTLIFFIIYVLYISWNNEKIQIAQSVIKKQIENIQNNSYGKHIYDFYYYYYQNNVINIIKNTNNNCNVKNWSQSYYVHDYLSKTKKKKQKKKLSKWSLTQTKKKLIQRWKHKISRSFKHKKENSENYDYFENKENKENNSLCSESTKHDNTINNNYTTSSVEDKFIYTKKKTTYNNNTNQSCDDENIYNVKEKLLKKDITNNFGYEHIEKEKYWTSICLSNIYNIRALGLFRYIHPYNINIWDKMKRILSDLSCVYIIILYIYFPFIIINLLELVWCQPIQYKENPSLLILYHMPSQVCDLQNKLFLSGVLYSCFFLIIYIILFSIYIYDTSKSIKAIGSYSNNLKSYFLFNGHNYQNRCWEIINIIKVSFIIIPFICQLYTKRNVNSKYFICCCIVLVLITEVACILFYSPYDKRSDNLLQKLSLTSSFFILISYLTVQVGFFFDVTILNIIPIFLFFYFHVYVIKQIILDFAIYKNILKRKDNHISFDKKKKSNDMLNDYNFLFFFDKIEIDNKDSNTPKGIDTTVQCDEKEIKNKDDINNFNHNKINDVNNKRKKKKKKKKKKKKDETTKSPYNEEYNLLNFVLSSNNIPSYSIYFDDKEEEIYLFQNNNTRGYEYKKKIINNMKYNNDIKIEQTKRISLDLLHSDILYYNIRKGTINSDISNMNTYNNIKMRKQENNYYHQNDCNNINSDDYNNVCVQKRISNKLEHFIRIEREYDKEKHYIKNNEKNNSEDDMFFLNITHFINCFIDAINILYINQSYDKITVEWLSFITRFSICFIHWMKNHDENLINFVPLNDKQFELKKRNLLFYSLFTSYTEIYNLYHSINNSNSLAGCKKRFINSKNVSKPYKHIKKIKNKQGDLYGINNLNDTKDIGDKYQRNYKRNNYYNGNIKNEHLNNYDLNNYDLNNYDLDDYHIYNNDIYNNDIYNNHIDNIHLDNNHLDNHKKDKPFIITSASSPSLPCFNISDDQFFRCENDIIKLLFDETLFNNLTITLMEFYFAIYIIQFIESKKLSILINLFCEKKKFLSKERQFLKILMSRKHIIQKIIDKNNLSTHMNEYIEYNYYLEYNKKLKKQREKLLNLIINKKGQIRTLKSIKNLQLMEENMVQGKNNINTHFVKTLKKLLEHQPSHQSENNIK